One window of the Coleofasciculus sp. FACHB-1120 genome contains the following:
- the hisF gene encoding imidazole glycerol phosphate synthase subunit HisF, which translates to MLAKRILPCLDVKAGRVVKGVNFVNLQDAGDPVELAQAYNQAGADELVFLDITATHEDRGIILDVVYRTAEQVFIPLTVGGGIQSLENIKQLLRAGADKVSINSAAVRDPELIDRASDRFGNQCIVVAIDARKRQDPSNPGWDVYVRGGRENTGIDAINWAQEVEQRGAGELLVTSMDADGTKAGYDLELTRTIAEQVQIPVIASGGAGNTGHIYDALTEGKAEAALLASLLHYGELTVSEIKNYLVEHQVPVRLL; encoded by the coding sequence ATGCTTGCAAAAAGAATACTGCCTTGCTTAGATGTGAAAGCGGGGCGAGTTGTCAAAGGGGTTAACTTTGTCAATCTCCAGGATGCTGGCGATCCGGTGGAACTGGCACAAGCTTATAATCAGGCGGGTGCAGATGAGTTGGTGTTTCTGGATATTACTGCCACTCACGAAGACCGGGGCATCATTCTGGATGTGGTATACCGCACCGCTGAACAGGTATTTATCCCCCTTACCGTGGGCGGGGGAATTCAATCCTTAGAAAATATTAAACAATTGTTAAGGGCTGGCGCAGACAAAGTCAGCATTAACTCGGCGGCGGTACGCGATCCAGAGTTGATCGATCGGGCGAGCGATCGCTTCGGCAACCAGTGCATCGTGGTAGCAATTGATGCACGGAAACGACAAGATCCCAGCAATCCCGGTTGGGATGTTTACGTGCGTGGTGGGCGGGAAAACACAGGCATCGATGCGATCAATTGGGCGCAAGAAGTCGAGCAACGCGGCGCGGGCGAACTGCTCGTCACGAGTATGGACGCTGATGGAACCAAAGCAGGCTATGACTTAGAGCTTACCCGTACCATAGCAGAACAAGTACAAATTCCAGTGATTGCCTCCGGTGGGGCTGGTAACACGGGTCACATTTATGACGCCTTAACGGAAGGGAAAGCGGAAGCGGCTCTGCTGGCTTCCCTCCTGCATTACGGAGAACTCACTGTATCAGAAATTAAAAACTATCTTGTAGAGCATCAAGTGCCGGTGCGGCTCTTGTAA